AACAAGGTCAGCCCCCCCTTCCGGGTCGGCGAGTTCGACCTGATGTTCGGCGAGGGCGTCAGCCGCGAGGGCTGCGTGCTGGACATGGCCGTCGAGCACGAGATCGTCAAGAAGAGCGGCTCGTGGTTCAGCTACGGCGACGGCAAGATCGGCCAGGGCCGCGACGGCGCCAAGGCCTTCCTCCAGGCGAACCCCGAGCTCTTCGCCGAGATCGAGGGCCTGGTGCGCGCCAAGGTCTTCGGCGCCCAGGAGCCCGAGCTCGCGGGTGTCCGCTGAGCGTCGTGATCGGCTAAGATAGCCTTAGATGCCGCTTCGCGCGGCTCGCCGAGAGACGGGCCGCGCACGAAACTAGAAAGAGAGGGGCGGCCATGGTCGCACTCGACGCGATCTTGCTGCTGCTTGCGCTCGCCGGTCTCGCGGTTGCCGGCGGTCTGTTCCACGCCGCCAGCAAAAGGCGCGAGGCGGTCGACAAGGCCCTGGCCGAGGCCGAGGTCCGCGCCAGGGAGCTCGTCGCCAAGGCCGACGCCGACGCGCAGAACCAGCACAAGGCCCTCATCCTCGAAGCCAGGGACGAGGCGCTGCGCCTCAGGCGCGATGCCGAGCGCGAGCTCAAGGAGCAGCAGGCCGAGGTCTCGCGCCGCGAGAGCCGCGCCCGCCAGAAGGAAGAGACCCTCGATGCCAGGGCCGAGGCCGTCTCGCGCAAGGGCGAGGAGCTGTTCGCGCGCGAGCGCGAGCTCCTGGCGCTGCAAGAGGAGGCCGAGCGCTTGCGCGAGAGCCAGCTTCTCGAGCTGCAGCGCGTGGCTGCGCTCGGCGCCGAGGACGCCAGGAAGCTGCTCTTGACCAAGCTCGAGCACGAGCTTGAGCGGGAGTCGGCCCTGATGATCAAGCAGGCCGAGCAGGAGGCCCGCGCCATCGCCGACAAGAAGGCCCGCGAGATCGTCACCACCGCCATCCAGCGCTGCGCGGTGGATCACTGCGTGGAGGGCACCGTCTCGGTCGTCACCCTCCCCTCCGACGACATGAAGGGCCGCATCATCGGGCGCGAGGGCCGCAACATCCGCGCCCTGGAGAGCGCGACCGGCATCGACCTGATCGTCGACGACACCCCCGAGGCGGTCGTCCTGTCCAGCTTCGACCCGGTGCGCCGCGAGATCGCCCGCCGGGCCCTGGAGGCCCTCATCGCCGACGGCCGCATCCACCCCCAGCGCATCGAGGAGCAGGTCGAGAAGGCCCGCCGCGACGTGGAGGCCCAGATGAAGGAGGACGGCGAGGCCGCCCTCCTGGAGGTCGGGGTCCAGGGGGTGCACCCCGAGCTGGTCAAGATCCTCGGCCGCCTGCGCTACCGCACCTCCTACGGCCAGAACGTGCTCGCCCACTCCAAGGAGGTCTGCTACATCGCGACCATGATCGCCGAGGAGCTGGGAGCCAACGTGCAGGTCGCCAAGCGCGCGGCGCTCATGCACGACCTGGGCAAGGCCGTGAGCCACGAGATGGAGGGCTCCCACGCCGTGAACGGCGCCGCCATGGCGGCCAAGTACGGTGAGAACCCCGCGGTGGTGCACGCCATCCGGGCGCACCACAACGACGAGGAGCCCGCCACCGTCGAGGCGGTCATCTGCCTTCTGGCCGACGCGATCTCCGCGGCGCGCCCCGGGGCCAGGCGCGAGAACATCGACATCTACGTCAAGCGCCTCCAGAAGCTCGAGGAGATCGCGAGCTCCTTTCCCGGCGTCGAGCGCACCTTCGCCATCCAGGCGGGCCGCGAGATCCGGGTGATGGTCCAGCCCGAGGTGGTCGACGACGTCATGGCCCACAAGATCGCGCGCGAGATGGCGTCGCGCATCCAGAGCGAAATGGAGTATCCTGGCATGATCAAAGTCACGGTCATCCGGGAGACCCGTTCGACCGAGTTCGCCAAGTAAACACGGGATCCCGCTCCCCGGGCGAGCGCGCCCGGGGCGAACGAGTTAGAAATGGAACGCCTTCATGTCGGCGCATCCGAGTGCCCTCCACGTGGTCGTCATCGGGGACGTGGTGGGGCATCCAGGCCATCAGGCCATCCTCAAGGGCCTGCCTCGCCTTCGCAAGCAGCTCC
Above is a window of Pantanalinema sp. DNA encoding:
- a CDS encoding DNA recombination/repair protein RecA, translating into NKVSPPFRVGEFDLMFGEGVSREGCVLDMAVEHEIVKKSGSWFSYGDGKIGQGRDGAKAFLQANPELFAEIEGLVRAKVFGAQEPELAGVR
- the rny gene encoding ribonuclease Y — translated: MVALDAILLLLALAGLAVAGGLFHAASKRREAVDKALAEAEVRARELVAKADADAQNQHKALILEARDEALRLRRDAERELKEQQAEVSRRESRARQKEETLDARAEAVSRKGEELFARERELLALQEEAERLRESQLLELQRVAALGAEDARKLLLTKLEHELERESALMIKQAEQEARAIADKKAREIVTTAIQRCAVDHCVEGTVSVVTLPSDDMKGRIIGREGRNIRALESATGIDLIVDDTPEAVVLSSFDPVRREIARRALEALIADGRIHPQRIEEQVEKARRDVEAQMKEDGEAALLEVGVQGVHPELVKILGRLRYRTSYGQNVLAHSKEVCYIATMIAEELGANVQVAKRAALMHDLGKAVSHEMEGSHAVNGAAMAAKYGENPAVVHAIRAHHNDEEPATVEAVICLLADAISAARPGARRENIDIYVKRLQKLEEIASSFPGVERTFAIQAGREIRVMVQPEVVDDVMAHKIAREMASRIQSEMEYPGMIKVTVIRETRSTEFAK